The sequence below is a genomic window from Candidatus Aminicenantes bacterium.
AAGTTAAAAAGGTTTGAAAAGTTTTCACTTTCGAGTGTAGACTTTCGACTGAATATCCCTCGCCTCTTGCCACTTGCCACTTGCCCACTCTACTTTTCACTTTTCACTTGGTTGTCCTGTCTCCTGATACCTGACACCTGTCACCTGTCTTTTACTTTTCACTTTTCACTTTCCACTTTTATCTTTTCACTTTCGACTTTCTCCTGCTTACCCGCCGATCTGCCAATTGCCCACGGCATGACAGGACGTTCCGGCAGGGGGTTTGTCACGAATCGCCCTTTGGATGCAAGCCCGGATATCCTGGAAGTCCACCGGGATCATCTGGTCGGAAAACAGGCAGGGTTTCAAAAATCCGTCCGCGGTCAGGCGGATGCGGTTGCAACGGTTACAGGGCAAAGGCCGTTCAGCCGGGTTGGATACCGGGATGGAATTGTGGTCGCCCAGATTGTAATGGTGAATGCGCTGCAATCTCATATTCCTTTCGCGGCAGAAACGATCCAACGCCCGTATCTCCGCCTCGGTCGTATCCTGCATGACAACCATGTTGATTTTTGTGTTTTGAAACCCCGCGGATTCCGCCGCCCGGATGCCCCCGAGCACGCGGCTCAAATCCCCGACGCGGGTAATCATCCGGTACCGCCGCGGATCGATGCTGTCCACAGAGATGTTGAGGCGATCCAAGCCGGCCCGCTGCAAATCATCGGCATATCGGTCCAACAGTACGCCGTTGGTGGTCATGGCGATTTCACGGACCTTGGGAATGGCCCGCAACATTGCGACCAGGTCAACGACACCACGTCTTACCAGGGGTTCACCCCCGGTAAGACGTATCTTCCAGAAGCCCATATCGGCAGCGGCTGCGGCGACCCTCGCCATTTTTTCATACGAGAGAATCTCGGTATGCCTTTTCAATTGAATACCGGATTCCGGCATGCAGTAGCGGCAACGCAGGTTGCAACGATCCGTTACGGATATGCGCAGGTAATGAATATCACGACCCCAGGAGTCGAACATAGACTTCCTCCTTGGCAGATAATTGTTTCACTCCAGCGGGGATTTCCAGCAACCCGTCCGCTCCGGGCAAGGCAAAAATATGGGCTGATCCATGGTAGTCGGGAATCACCGCCCGGCCACTTTCCAGCCGTACCGGCAGGAAGGTCGTGCGCCTCACTTTGCTCCTTCGCCAGGTATCGGCCATGGGCACCGCAACTGTTCTGGGGCGATACACATGGCCCATCATGCGATACAGGAACGGGCGGATCATAATCTCAAACACCACAAAAGCGGATACCGGGTTCCCCGGCAAACCGAACACAAAGCCCTTTTCATGACTGCCGAAAACCGTGGGCTTGCCCGGTTTGATGGTGACGCGGGTGAAATGCAAACGTACGCCCAGCGACTCGAGCGCATCGGGCACGTAATCAAAATCACCCATGGAAACACCTCCGGACAAGATCACCAGGTCGGACTCCTCCAGGGCGTTGCGCAAGGCGTTGCGAATGCATTGCGGATCATCTTCCACCCGGCGTGCAAATACCGCGTCAACCCCCATCTGGCGCAAATGAGTCCGGATGGATGTACTGTTGGAGTCAAAGATCTGCCCGGGCTTTAAAGACCCTCCCGGGGAAACAATCTCTGATCCCGTTACCAGGATTCCTACGCGGGGAATACGAAAAACCTGGAGACGTCCCCGCCCGATCGCCGCGGCCACGGCGGTTTCCGCCGGGCCCATGCGCGTTCCCCGTGCCAGGATAAGATCACCCGGCTTGACATCTTCTCCCTGCCGGCAGATATTGCGGGCCGCGTTACGGCTGGAAAAATAAACATTTCCACCCCGCTCCTCGCTGACTTCCCGCACCACCACCTGGTCCGCTCCCTTGGGAACAGGAGCCCCGGTCATGATGCGCACGGCTTCGCCGGCGCCAACGGCTCTTTCGGGAAAGTCTCCCGCGGCCACGACTCCCGTTACCCTGAACTGCTGGGATTTGTCTCTAGAGTTGATTGCGTACCCGTCCATTGCCGCCTTGTCAAACGGCGGCATCTCAATGGCTGAAACCAGATCTTCGGCCAGGATGCGGCCATAGGACCGGCTCAAAGGTACAGACTCTACATCAGGCTGCAGTTCGGCTTGATCCAATATCGACAGGGCGTCTTTTAATCCAATCATGTTCTTTATCCTCTAATGTTCAAAACAACGGATGGCCGAGACCTTAAGTGTGAGAATCACCTCATCGCCCACCCGTATCCCCATTTCATCCAGGCTGGTACGGGTAATTCCCACTACAAGCTCCACTCCAGCGTCAACCAGGACCTCCGCACCGGCGGAGTTGCCCATAACCGCACTGATGCGGCCCTTGACATGGTTGCGGGCGGATGAATCAAGGACGCTTCGCGATACCAGGATATCCTCTGCGCGAATCGCGGCATAGGCGAATTCCGATTCCTGTAGCGGCACCTGAATATCCCAATTGCCCACGCGCATCTTGCCCCCGCGCACCGGGCCCGAAAAGATGTTGCGGTAACCCATGAAGTCGGCGACTTCCCGACTGGCGGGGCGGGTCAGGATCTCGTCTGGTGGACCCGTTTGAATCAAACGTCCATCCATCATCAACGCTACGCGGTCCGCCAGGCTCAAGGCCTCTTCAAAATCGTGGGTCACCTGCACAAATGTCGCACCGGTCAGGCTGTGAAGCCTGCGCAACAGTTTCTGGGTTCGCAAGCGGTTGGCGCGATCCAACGCCGCGGTGGGCTCGTCCAGCAGCAACAATCGGGGCCGGATCGCCAGTGCCCGGGCAATGGCCACGCGCTGTTTTTCTCCACCGGAAAGGGTGCGTACATCCCGCCGCAATAGGTGCAACAGGTGCAATTCTTCAGCCAAACCGTGTACCCGTTCGCGGATTTCCTTTTTATCTATTTTCCGTACTTTCAAGCCGTACGCGATATTTTTAAATACATCCATGTGAGGAAAGAGCATGTAATCCTGGTAAATAAAGCCCAGCGCCCGGTCATCCACACCGTTTACCCGCCCGGAATCCGGAGAGGCGAGCCCGGCCATCAACTCAAGCAGCAAGGTTTTTCCCGCTCCCGACGGCCCCATAAGCACAAAAAACTCCCCTTCCTCGACGCAAAGATCAATATCTTGCAGGGAAAACCCGCCCAGGTTGCGCGTAACCCCTTGCATGCGGATCATCGGCGCCGTTCCTCCACCAGCCTCAAGCTGATAAAAACCACCAGGCTGATCAGAATCAACAGCACGGTGACCGGCAATGCGTATTTCAAGCCGAAATTCTGAAAGCGTTCAAAAATCATGACCGGCGCCGTCATGGGATGATATGCCAGGATGACCACCGCTCCGAATTCCGATATGCCTCGACCCAACATCATAATGGAACCCGAAAGAATGGATTTGCGCACCATGGGCAAGCTGACAGAGAAAAAGGTTTTCCAGGGTCCCGCACCCAGGCTGCGTGCGGTTTTTTCATAGCGCTCGTCCACCATCCGGAAACCGCTCTTTGCCGCGTTTACAAGAAAAGGCACCGAAACAAAAAACATGGCCAGGGAAATGCCGGCTTCCGTGCCCACCACAGATATTCCGCTAACCCGGTGAAAAAAGGATTGCCTCCCCCAAACAGACAAAAGCGCGATTCCGGCTGCCGTATGCGGAATGATCACGGGAAGATCAATAATGCCTTCCAGAACACGCCTACCGGGGAAATTGCGCCTGGCCAGAATCCATGCCAGGGGGATTCCCATCACCAGTGCGGCCAGGGTCGCCCACAGGGATGCACGCAAAGTCAGCATAATGGCGGAACGCACTTCGCTATCCGCGGCTGTCCGGGACAACTCGCTTGCATCCACCGTCAGGAGCATGCGCAATAGCGGCACCGCAATCAAAAGCACCAGGGCAAAGCCAAAAACGGAAAAGACTCCCACAAAAAACCTGCGAGCATTCCCGGCACACGTTTTCACTGTGGATTACTCTCCGCTTGCCAGTAATTCCGCCAACTTTCGGGGCAATCGTTCCGGGTAGTCAACCCGGGGCGGCGAAATAGAAGACTGGCCGTTTCGACTCATAATGCGCCGCCCTTCTTTTCCCAACAGAAAGGCAATGAATCTAACTCCCAGTGCGGGATGTTCAGCATTGCGTGGCAAAGTCACTCCATAGACCATCGGTGTGCCACGCATTTCAATCCATTCTCCCGGAGCATTTCCGCTCAGGCGTACAGAGACGGTTGCGTATCGCTGGGCCTGATGGGGCGATTTCAGGTTGATTTCATCCGGCAGGATCAGGAAGGGGGCGCGATGCTGTTCGGCCACACTGCGATAGATAAATATATAATCCAGTTCTCCTGCTTCCAACATGGCGATCAGGTCAACTTCTTTCGGTCGCAGATTGCGTAACGGCATTGCGGCACGAAGTTTTTCGTCCAGATTCCTTGCCAGCGGATCTTTTATTGCATAGTAACGCGCAGCCAATTGCCATGTCATAACGGTTCGGTAACCGCAGGGGTCGGCGTTTGGATCCGAGTGACCGTATTGCACCCCTTCACGCAACAGGATCCGGTACCAGTTATCCGCGTTGATTTCGCGGCTGTAGCGGCTGTCTTCGCGATACATGATCACCATCTCGTTGGTGGCGAAATCGATACACCAATGCGCGTGTTCGGGAATCAACAGGTTGCGGATCACCTGTGAATCCGCCGAAGCCATTACTTCGGCTTGCCGCCCCAGATCGCTGATCTGGCGGGCCGCTGTACGGCTGCCGTGCGCTTCAAGCCGGACTTTGATGCCGGGATTCTCCGCCATAAAGGCCGCGGCCGCTTCACGGAAAGGTACGGATAAGGAACCGGCATGAAGCACATGCATGGTGGTGATTTCGCTTTTCGAGCAGGATAGCCCAAGCAGCAGCGGGACCGCCGCCAGCAATCGCCAAATTCGCATACGCATCTCCTTTACAGGAAAAGGAGGACCGGGCCGATTCTCCTTTCCACGGCGGTTTTGAGCCGCCTTCCGGGAGGCCGGAGGATTTCTCCACCGACCCTGTCGGCCCCAACGGCATGGCCTGTACCGGCCGCAGCCGCGAGGCTCGGAGAACAACCCCATTCTACACTGCCCTGCTTTTTCCGTCAACGTGAAGGAAAGCCACAATGTGGTAGAATCTCAAATCGCTTCAAACCAAATGATCTTGCCCAATCCCAAGACAAATCCAACAGAGATCTTCACGGGTCTGACATGAACCCTGAGACTCTTCAATGCGTACCATTCCCGTATCTATAAAGGAGGCAAGTTATGAAAACCGTTTTTTCTCTCGCCCTGATTGCGTTACTGCTGGGACTGCCGTTGACCGCGGAAACAGCCGGCGAACAAGAAGCCATTAAACAGACCATCATCTCGGCCTACCAGGAGGGCCTGATCAACAACGGTGACACGGAAGCAGTGCTGCGGGGATTCCATCCCGGATTCAACCTGCTGATCAAGCGCGACAACATGCTGGAGAAACTTCCCATCTACAACTGGATCCAATCCACGGAAGAGAAAGTAAAAGCGGGCCGGCTGCCCAGAAAAGACAAGGCGGAGTTCTCTTTCCCGCTGGTGGACATCACCAACGATACCGCCGTAGTCAAAGTCCATTTCTCAATAGCAAACAAATTGATCTTTACCGACTACCTGCTGCTCTACCGCTTCGATGACGGTTGGAAGATCGTTGCCAAAGTGTACCACAAGCACGAATGACGCGGTTGAATATCCATTGCTGACAAAGTATATTGTTACTGGAGTGGAAAAGCGGCGGCCTGGTGTTTCGGCCGCCAATGATAATTCCGCTTTACGCACAAATGGGGAGGTTCACCGTGATCAACTTTAGAACGGATTTAGCGCTGGGAATTCTGGATTCCCACGAAGCTCCTTGCTTATCATTGTTTCAGCCGACCCATCGCCACCCGCCCCAGAATCGGCAGGACCCGATTCGCTATCGCAATCTGGTCAAAACGCTGGAAGCTTCATTGCGGCAAAAATATGGCAAACGTGAGACCGATGCCTTGTTGGATCCGTTTACGGCGTTGTCTGCCGATCAGGAATTGTGGTCCAATACCCTGGATGGACTTGCCGTTCTGGGAAACAAGAACATCTTCCGTGTATACAAGCTTCAACGCCATGTACAGGAATTGGCGGTCGCGGCGGACAGTTTTCACATCAAACCCCTGCTCCGCCTGCTGCAAACCCGGGATAGCTACCACGTACTCGGAATCACCCGCAAACAGATTCGGCTCTATGAAGGAAACCGTGACGCTTTGGACGAAATCCCCACGGCCGGTGAAATTCCCCGTACAATGATCGACGCCTTGGGAAAAGAAGTCACTGAACCCCATTTGACGGTTGCCTCTTACGGGGGATCCGGAAACACGCAATCGCCGATGCATCACGGTCACGGTGGGCGCAAAGCCGAAGTGGACCTGGACACGGAACGTTTCTTCCGCAAAGTCGACAAAGGAATCCTCAAGCACCATTCGCAGCCATCGGGGTTGCCCCTGATCCTCGCGACTCTACCGGAACATCGCGCCATATTCAATCGCATCAGCCACAACCCACACCTCCTGGAACAGGGTGTTGACACTCACCCGGATTCCTTAAACACGGAGGAGCTGCGCAAACGCGCCTGGCAGATTATGGAGCCCCACTTCAGGTCACGCCTGTCCACTCTGGCCGGCCGCTTCAATGAAGCCAGATCGCAGGGACGAGGTGTGGATGCCCTGGAAGATATCGCGGCAGCGGTTGTGGCCGGGCGCGTGGGCACCCTGTTGGTGGAAGCTGAAAAACTGATTCCTGGAAATATCGATCCTGTCAACGGCAAGATCGTTTTCGGCAGCCTTGACGATCCGGCAACAGACGACATCCTGGATGACCTGGTCATGCTTGCCCTGAACACCGGCGCCGAAGTCCTGGTTGTACCGGGCGATACCATGCCCGCCGAAACCGGGGCGGCGGCGTTGCTGCGCTACTGACAATAGGTGTTATTGTGCCTTATCTAGAGAAACAAGCCGGTATCGACCCCGGCCCTTTCTCTGGATGAAACCTTCCCGTTCGAGTTGACCCAGCACCCGGGAGAGGGAGGGGCGCGCAACCCCGAAAAACCCGCTCAACTCCTCCAGGTTGCGATCAAGCCTGCAATATCCATCTTTTTCCCGGGACAAGTCATGCAGATAATCCAGGATTTTTTTGCGTATGGTTCCAAATGCCATTTCTTCCAGTCTCCGGGCCAGAAACTGCACCTGTGAGCTCACTATATCCAGAAAATTCTCTAAAATCGTATCATCCAGGCGAAAAAGCGCAATCAGTGAACCCCGTTCCATAATGAAAAGGCTTGAATCCTGATGAGCCTTCACTTCCACGGGAAAACGGCGATCACGACCGAAAAGGAACCCCGGAGCCACGCAGCGCGAAGGTGCCAGCATCTCCACTTCAACCACCTGGCCGTTTTCATCGGTCATCTCTGAGCGCAGCATGCCGGACAGCACTATCCTCAGGTGATCGCAGGCTTCTCCGCTGCGGACCACGGTTTCTCCCAGTGCGTATTGACGCCTCCCATAACGCACCCGCCCCAGCAATGAGGTCAACCGCCCCGGATCCAGGCTTTGAAACAACGCGCATTCCGTCAAGCTGGATTGCTCTTCCACCATCATCGCGGATCTCCGGAAACAGACTGAAATTGTAACCGATGTTACGGAAAAGGGCCAGGTTCCATACTATCATCACCATGCATATAAAGGAGGATTCAATGGAAATGTTTTGCTATCAATGCCAGGAAACGGTTGGGAACAAGGGCTGCACCCGTGTCGGAGTCTGCGGCAAGCAGCCGGATACCGCGGGCCTGCAGGATACTTTAATCTACACCTGTCGCGGCATCGCCTTACTGGGTGAAAAAGCCTTTGATCTTGAAGCCGGTCGTTTCATTACCCGGGCCTTGTTCGCCACCATAACCAATGCCAACTTCGACAACCAACGTTTCGTCACCCTGATCCAGGAAGGCCTGAACATCCGTGACAGTCTGAAGTCCGCTCTTTCCAAAAAGGATATTCCCGGCCACGATGCGGTAAACTGGACGGGCGATAACCTGGATGATTTGATCGCCAAGGGCGCGGAAGTCGGCGTTCTGGCGACCAAAGATGAAGATATCCGTTCCCTGCGTGAATTAACCATCCTGGGCCTCAAAGGACTCAGCGCCTATACGGACCACGCCGCAATTCTGGGACATGAGGATGAGGGAATCTACCGTTTTGCTTTCAAAGCCCTGGCGGATACCACCCGCGACCTGGATGCGGCAACGCTTACGAACCTGGTCATCAAGACGGGGGAAACCGCGGTGGCCGCCATGGCCTTACTGGATAAGGCAAATACCGCCACCTACGGCCATCCGGAAATCACCGAAGTCCACATCGGGGTACGCAACAATCCCGGCATCCTGATTTCCGGTCACGACTTGCGAGACATGGAGGATTTGCTGCAACAAACCGAAGCCACCGGCATCGATGTATACACCCATAGCGAGATGTTGCCGGCCAACTACTACCCCGCTTTTAAAAAGTACAGCCACTTCGCCGGCAACTATGGCAACGCCTGGTGGCGGCAGAAGGATGAGTTCGCTTCTTTCAACGGCCCCATCCTCATGACCACCAATTGCATCACTCCCGTACAAGACGCCTACCGGGAACGTATTTTCACTACCGGCATGGCGGGATATCCCGGCATTCCCCATATCCCCGACCGCAAGGACGGCAAGCCCAAGGATTTTTCGGCGCTCATTCAACTGGCCAAGTCCTGTCCGCCACCGAAAGAAATCGAAACCGGAACCATCATCGGCGGATTCGCCCATCACCAGGTCATCGCCCTGGCTGAAAAAGTGGTTGAAGCCGTCAAGAGCGGCGCCATCAAACGCTTCGTGGTGATGGCCGGATGTGACGGCCGCCACAAATCCCGTGAGTACTTTACCCGGGTGGCCGAAAAACTTCCCGCCGACGCCGTGATCCTCACCGCCGGCTGCGCCAAGTACCGCTACAACAAGCTGCAACTGGGCGACATCGGAGGCATTCCCAGGGTATTGGACGCCGGTCAATGCAACGACTCCTACTCACTGGCCGTGATCGCCCTCAAGCTCAAAGAGGTATTTGAACTGGAAGACGTCAACGAGCTGCCCCTCTCTTTTGACATCGCCTGGTATGAACAGAAAGCCATTACCGTTCTGCTGGCCCTCCTGGCCCTGGGATTTAAAAAGATCCGGCTGGGCCCTACCCTGCCCGCGTTCCTTTCCCCCAATGTAACCAAAGTGCTGGTGGAGCGTTTCAATATTCGTCCCACAGCCGAAGTGGATGCCGACGTGGCCGCCATCATGGCGGGAGAATAGAGATCAGTCCCCGCGGCAGGTGTTTCGCCGGTTGCAACTCCCGTTGAACACCTGCCGCAGATAAAAATTCTTACTGCCCTCGTTTCAGCTGCCGCGACCCAAAACTTCTTCTGCTTAACAATCCAATAATCTTGGCAAATCATACCCCCAAATCCGTCAAATCGGTTGCCGGCCATTCTCTATTGGGAAACTGAGATTATCGCCAGAAATTCATATTTAACATATATGAAAGATGCAT
It includes:
- a CDS encoding hydroxylamine reductase, whose product is MEMFCYQCQETVGNKGCTRVGVCGKQPDTAGLQDTLIYTCRGIALLGEKAFDLEAGRFITRALFATITNANFDNQRFVTLIQEGLNIRDSLKSALSKKDIPGHDAVNWTGDNLDDLIAKGAEVGVLATKDEDIRSLRELTILGLKGLSAYTDHAAILGHEDEGIYRFAFKALADTTRDLDAATLTNLVIKTGETAVAAMALLDKANTATYGHPEITEVHIGVRNNPGILISGHDLRDMEDLLQQTEATGIDVYTHSEMLPANYYPAFKKYSHFAGNYGNAWWRQKDEFASFNGPILMTTNCITPVQDAYRERIFTTGMAGYPGIPHIPDRKDGKPKDFSALIQLAKSCPPPKEIETGTIIGGFAHHQVIALAEKVVEAVKSGAIKRFVVMAGCDGRHKSREYFTRVAEKLPADAVILTAGCAKYRYNKLQLGDIGGIPRVLDAGQCNDSYSLAVIALKLKEVFELEDVNELPLSFDIAWYEQKAITVLLALLALGFKKIRLGPTLPAFLSPNVTKVLVERFNIRPTAEVDADVAAIMAGE
- a CDS encoding ATP-binding cassette domain-containing protein, with protein sequence MIRMQGVTRNLGGFSLQDIDLCVEEGEFFVLMGPSGAGKTLLLELMAGLASPDSGRVNGVDDRALGFIYQDYMLFPHMDVFKNIAYGLKVRKIDKKEIRERVHGLAEELHLLHLLRRDVRTLSGGEKQRVAIARALAIRPRLLLLDEPTAALDRANRLRTQKLLRRLHSLTGATFVQVTHDFEEALSLADRVALMMDGRLIQTGPPDEILTRPASREVADFMGYRNIFSGPVRGGKMRVGNWDIQVPLQESEFAYAAIRAEDILVSRSVLDSSARNHVKGRISAVMGNSAGAEVLVDAGVELVVGITRTSLDEMGIRVGDEVILTLKVSAIRCFEH
- a CDS encoding Crp/Fnr family transcriptional regulator — its product is MMVEEQSSLTECALFQSLDPGRLTSLLGRVRYGRRQYALGETVVRSGEACDHLRIVLSGMLRSEMTDENGQVVEVEMLAPSRCVAPGFLFGRDRRFPVEVKAHQDSSLFIMERGSLIALFRLDDTILENFLDIVSSQVQFLARRLEEMAFGTIRKKILDYLHDLSREKDGYCRLDRNLEELSGFFGVARPSLSRVLGQLEREGFIQRKGRGRYRLVSLDKAQ
- the wtpA gene encoding tungstate ABC transporter substrate-binding protein WtpA, with protein sequence MRIWRLLAAVPLLLGLSCSKSEITTMHVLHAGSLSVPFREAAAAFMAENPGIKVRLEAHGSRTAARQISDLGRQAEVMASADSQVIRNLLIPEHAHWCIDFATNEMVIMYREDSRYSREINADNWYRILLREGVQYGHSDPNADPCGYRTVMTWQLAARYYAIKDPLARNLDEKLRAAMPLRNLRPKEVDLIAMLEAGELDYIFIYRSVAEQHRAPFLILPDEINLKSPHQAQRYATVSVRLSGNAPGEWIEMRGTPMVYGVTLPRNAEHPALGVRFIAFLLGKEGRRIMSRNGQSSISPPRVDYPERLPRKLAELLASGE
- a CDS encoding molybdopterin molybdenumtransferase MoeA — translated: MIGLKDALSILDQAELQPDVESVPLSRSYGRILAEDLVSAIEMPPFDKAAMDGYAINSRDKSQQFRVTGVVAAGDFPERAVGAGEAVRIMTGAPVPKGADQVVVREVSEERGGNVYFSSRNAARNICRQGEDVKPGDLILARGTRMGPAETAVAAAIGRGRLQVFRIPRVGILVTGSEIVSPGGSLKPGQIFDSNSTSIRTHLRQMGVDAVFARRVEDDPQCIRNALRNALEESDLVILSGGVSMGDFDYVPDALESLGVRLHFTRVTIKPGKPTVFGSHEKGFVFGLPGNPVSAFVVFEIMIRPFLYRMMGHVYRPRTVAVPMADTWRRSKVRRTTFLPVRLESGRAVIPDYHGSAHIFALPGADGLLEIPAGVKQLSAKEEVYVRLLGS
- a CDS encoding radical SAM protein yields the protein MFDSWGRDIHYLRISVTDRCNLRCRYCMPESGIQLKRHTEILSYEKMARVAAAAADMGFWKIRLTGGEPLVRRGVVDLVAMLRAIPKVREIAMTTNGVLLDRYADDLQRAGLDRLNISVDSIDPRRYRMITRVGDLSRVLGGIRAAESAGFQNTKINMVVMQDTTEAEIRALDRFCRERNMRLQRIHHYNLGDHNSIPVSNPAERPLPCNRCNRIRLTADGFLKPCLFSDQMIPVDFQDIRACIQRAIRDKPPAGTSCHAVGNWQIGG
- a CDS encoding ABC transporter permease subunit gives rise to the protein MLLTVDASELSRTAADSEVRSAIMLTLRASLWATLAALVMGIPLAWILARRNFPGRRVLEGIIDLPVIIPHTAAGIALLSVWGRQSFFHRVSGISVVGTEAGISLAMFFVSVPFLVNAAKSGFRMVDERYEKTARSLGAGPWKTFFSVSLPMVRKSILSGSIMMLGRGISEFGAVVILAYHPMTAPVMIFERFQNFGLKYALPVTVLLILISLVVFISLRLVEERRR